A genomic window from Gambusia affinis linkage group LG16, SWU_Gaff_1.0, whole genome shotgun sequence includes:
- the maco1b gene encoding macoilin-2 translates to MKRRNADCSKLRRPLKRNRIAEGIYGSTFLYLKFLVVWALVLLADFVLEFRFEYLWPFWLFMRSVYDSFRYQGLAFSVFFVCVAFTSDIICLLFIPVQWLFFAASTYVWVQYVWHTERGVCLPTVSLWILFVYIEAAIRFKDLKNFHVDLCRPFAAHCIGYPVVTLGFGFKSYVSYKMRLRKQKEVQKENEFYMQLLQQALPLEQQMLQRQEREAEETAKGISEVDTPQVSQNGTPANKKTSVPLPELEYKEKGKEGRSSGDTKKQHNSILPSSVDSKLQEVEYMEKHINNKRLTTELGSTENLLLKEDNNSSCSSSSSNSSKNYKNTNTNSVMLNSLPCGHSATNGSLPTSAQPSSTGKNEKKHKLTVGKGTSGGSHRDPTDNCIPNNELKKPEALVRLEQDIKKLKADLQASRQVEQDLRSQIGSLGTAERSIRTELGQLRQENELLQNKLHNAVQAKQKDKQTVGQLEKRLKVEQEARAAAEKQLTEEKKRKKLEEATAARAVALAAASRGECTDTLRRRISELEAEGKKLTMDIKLKEEQIRDLELKVQELHKYKENEKDTEVLMSALSAMQDKTQHLENSLSAETRIKLDLFSALGDAKRQLEIAQGQILQKDQEIKDLKQKIAEVMAVMPSISYTADTSSMTPVTPHYSSKFMDTSPSCLDPNASVYQPLKK, encoded by the exons ATGAAGCGGCGCAATGCGGACTGCAGCAAACTAAGACGGCCGTTAAAACGGAACCGAATCGCCGAGGGGATATACGGCAG tacctTCCTGTACCTGAAGTTCCTGGTTGTGTGGGCTCTGGTCCTGCTGGCAGACTTTGTGCTTGAGTTCAGGTTTGAGTACCTCTGGCCGTTTTGGCTCTTCATGCGGAGTGTGTACGACTCCTTCAGATACCAGGGACTG GCGTTTTCAGTATTCTTTGTTTGTGTGGCGTTTACCTCGGACATCATTTGCCTCCTCTTCATCCCAGTGCAATGGCTATTCTTTGCTGCCAGTACCTATGTGTGGGTGCAGTATGTTTGGCACACAG AGAGAGGTGTGTGTCTCCCGACTGTGTCTCTATGGATACTTTTTGTGTACATAGAGGCGGCCATCAGATTCAAAGACCTGAAAAATTTCCACGTGGACTTATGTCGTCCTTTCGCTGCACACTG CATTGGCTATCCCGTAGTCACCCTGGGCTTCGGCTTCAAGAGCTACGTCAGTTATAAAATGCGTCTCCGGAAGCAGAAGGAGGTGCAGAAGGAGAATGAGTTTTATATGCAACTTCTACAGCAGGCTCTGCCTCTGGAGCAACAGATGCTTCAAAGGCAAGAGCGAGAAGCAGAAGAAA CAGCTAAAGGAATATCTGAAGTGGACACACCTCAAGTGTCACAGAATGGCACCCCAGCCAATAAAAAGACATCTGTGCCATTACCGGAACTGGAGTataaagaaaaagggaaagaaggaaggagcAGCGGGGATACgaaaaagcaacacaacagCATCCTGCCGTCATCGGTGGACTCTAAACTGCAGGAGGTGGAGTACATGGAGAAACATATAAACAACAAGAGACTGACCACAGAGCTGGGCAGCACAGAGAACCTGTTGCTTAAAGAGGACAACAATTCCTCCTGTTCATCTTCATCGTCAAACTCCtccaaaaattacaaaaatactaACACCAACTCCGTAATGCTCAATTCCCTGCCGTGTGGCCACAGCGCCACCAACGGCAGCTTGCCCACCTCAGCACAGCCGTCTTCCACAGGGAAGAACGAGAAGAAGCACAAGTTAACGGTCGGGAAAGGAACGTCGGGCGGTTCCCACAGGGACCCCACCGACAACTGCATCCCCAACAACGAGCTGAAGAAGCCAGAAGCACTTGTTAG ACTGGAGCAGGACATTAAAAAGCTGAAGGCTGACCTGCAGGCCAGCCGGCAGGTTGAGCAGGACCTCCGCAGCCAGATTGGCTCGCTGGGCACCGCTGAGCGCTCCATACGCACCGAGCTGGGCCAGTTGCGACAGGAAAACGAGCTGCTGCAGAACAA GCTTCACAATGCTGTGCAGGCGAAACAAAAGGACAAACAAACAGTCGGCCAATTAGAGAAGAGGCTCAAAGTAGAACAGGAGGCCCGAGCTGCGGCAGAGAAGCAGCtcacagaagaaaagaagagaaagaaattagAGGAGGCCACAGCGGCCAGAGCTGTAGCGCTAGCAGCAGCATCTCG AGGGGAGTGCACAGACACGCTGCGGCGGCGAATCTCTGAATTAGAAGCAGAGGgtaaaaaattaacaatggACATCAAGCTGAAAGAGGAGCAGATTCGGGATCTTGAATTAAAAGTTCAG GAACTTCATAAATATAAGGAAAACGAAAAAGACACAGAGGTGCTGATGTCAGCGCTGTCGGCCATGCAGGACAAAACTCAGCACCTTGAAAACAGCCTGAGCGCAGAGACCAGGATCAAACTGGACCTCTTCTCTGCACTTGGAGATGCCAAGAGACAGCTGGAAATTGCACAAG gtcagATCCTTCAGAAGGATCAAGAGATCAAAGACCTGAAGCAGAAGATAGCAGAAGTCATGGCCGTCATGCCCAGCATCTCTTACACGGCCGACACCAGCAGCATGACCCCTGTGACCCCCCACTACTCCTCAAAGTTCATGGACACCAGTCCCTCCTGCCTGGACCCCAACGCTTCTGTTTACCAGCCCCTCAAAAAGTGA
- the rhd gene encoding rh blood group, D antigen isoform X2, whose translation MAPQYAPSLRSRLAPLLLILQTGFIIIAALCFENKEANKLDRKSFLHFYPEFQDVNVMIILGFGFLCTFPVRYGFSGSGFNLLVAIIATQWALILNGIDSWYNTKIIRIDLKSIIKAELCAVSALISIGSVLGKTNPVQLTLIALLEVTGFALNEWLLQTLLKVRPPNSIMLLHVFGALFGLMLTWILYRDGSKQGFEKEKFDRKSGLFSMLGVVFLWMFWPSFNSVLVEDDQTRLEAVCSTYLSLAVSAVTAAALAVLSSPRGKLNPIQMQSCVLAGGAAVGVSVSVVQQPWEAMALGFTAAILSTLGYRYLKTHLLIAFECHDTCSVLSTHGLPGLLGWLAQLVLQIKYCDDRTVAVRFAVFHICTLFTTVSLSLSMGIITAFLLRWTFWRPQQNKKCFDDQAFWEFPNLVVRK comes from the exons ATGGCTCCTCAATACGCTCCGAGTTTGCGTTCCCGTTTGGCTCCTTTACTGCTCATTCTGCAAACTGGATTCATCATCATAGCTGCACTttgctttgaaaacaaagaagcCAACAAACTTGACAGGAAATCCTTCCTCCACTTTTACCCAg AGTTCCAGGATGTGAATGTGATGATAATACTTGGTTTCGGCTTCTTGTGCACCTTCCCAGTGCGGTATGGGTTCAGTGGCTCTGGGTTCAACCTCCTTGTTGCCATCATTGCCACCCAATGGGCTCTCATACTGAACGGCATTGACTCCTGGTACAACACCAAGATAATCAGAATTGATTTGAAAAG CATTATAAAGGCAGAGCTGTGTGCTGTTTCTGCGCTTATTTCAATCGGATCCGTACTGGGAAAGACAAACCCAGTCCAGCTCACCCTGATTGCCCTGCTGGAAGTGACAGGATTCGCCCTGAATGAATGGCTCCTCCAGACGCTCCTGAAA GTCCGGCCTCCGAACAGCATCATGCTGCTTCATGTCTTCGGGGCCCTCTTTGGACTCATGCTGACGTGGATCCTGTACAGAGATGGCTCAAAGCAGGGATTTGAGAAGGAAAAATTTGACAGGAAATCAGGATTATTCTCAATGTTGG GCGTTGTGTTTCTCTGGATGTTTTGGCCCAGTTTTAACTCGGTATTGGTGGAGGACGATCAAACCCGCCTGGAAGCGGTGTGCAGCACCTACCTGTCCCTTGCTGTTAGTGCTGTGACAGCAGCCGCTCTGGCTGTGCTCTCCAGTCCCAGAGGAAAACTCAACCCA ATCCAAATGCAATCATGCGTCCTTGCTGGCGGCGCTGCTGTTGGGGTTTCTGTGTCGGTAGTTCAACAGCCGTGGGAAGCCATGGCACTCGGATTCACTGCTGCCATATTGTCAACCCTGGGATACAGATATCTTAAG acCCACTTGCTGATTGCATTTGAATGCCATGACACCTGCTCTGTTCTGAGCACACATGGACTTCCTGGTCTATTGGGGTGGCTCGCACAACTGGTCCTGCAGATTAAATACTGTGATGACCGCACTGT ggCTGTCCGATTTGCTGTGTTTCACATCTGTACTCTCTTTACTACTGTCTCTTTAAGTTTGTCCATGGGAATCATAACAG CCTTTCTTCTCAGGTGGACGTTTTGGAGaccccaacaaaacaaaaaatgcttcGATGATCAGGCTTTCTGGGAG tttccCAACCTCGTGGTACGGAAGTga
- the rhd gene encoding rh blood group, D antigen isoform X1, with amino-acid sequence MAPQYAPSLRSRLAPLLLILQTGFIIIAALCFENKEANKLDRKSFLHFYPEFQDVNVMIILGFGFLCTFPVRYGFSGSGFNLLVAIIATQWALILNGIDSWYNTKIIRIDLKSIIKAELCAVSALISIGSVLGKTNPVQLTLIALLEVTGFALNEWLLQTLLKVRPPNSIMLLHVFGALFGLMLTWILYRDGSKQGFEKEKFDRKSGLFSMLGVVFLWMFWPSFNSVLVEDDQTRLEAVCSTYLSLAVSAVTAAALAVLSSPRGKLNPIQMQSCVLAGGAAVGVSVSVVQQPWEAMALGFTAAILSTLGYRYLKTHLLIAFECHDTCSVLSTHGLPGLLGWLAQLVLQIKYCDDRTVAVRFAVFHICTLFTTVSLSLSMGIITAFLLRWTFWRPQQNKKCFDDQAFWEVFTRKSQRKKKYRNDKTITENHLNFYSVNLMFCVLQFPNLVVRK; translated from the exons ATGGCTCCTCAATACGCTCCGAGTTTGCGTTCCCGTTTGGCTCCTTTACTGCTCATTCTGCAAACTGGATTCATCATCATAGCTGCACTttgctttgaaaacaaagaagcCAACAAACTTGACAGGAAATCCTTCCTCCACTTTTACCCAg AGTTCCAGGATGTGAATGTGATGATAATACTTGGTTTCGGCTTCTTGTGCACCTTCCCAGTGCGGTATGGGTTCAGTGGCTCTGGGTTCAACCTCCTTGTTGCCATCATTGCCACCCAATGGGCTCTCATACTGAACGGCATTGACTCCTGGTACAACACCAAGATAATCAGAATTGATTTGAAAAG CATTATAAAGGCAGAGCTGTGTGCTGTTTCTGCGCTTATTTCAATCGGATCCGTACTGGGAAAGACAAACCCAGTCCAGCTCACCCTGATTGCCCTGCTGGAAGTGACAGGATTCGCCCTGAATGAATGGCTCCTCCAGACGCTCCTGAAA GTCCGGCCTCCGAACAGCATCATGCTGCTTCATGTCTTCGGGGCCCTCTTTGGACTCATGCTGACGTGGATCCTGTACAGAGATGGCTCAAAGCAGGGATTTGAGAAGGAAAAATTTGACAGGAAATCAGGATTATTCTCAATGTTGG GCGTTGTGTTTCTCTGGATGTTTTGGCCCAGTTTTAACTCGGTATTGGTGGAGGACGATCAAACCCGCCTGGAAGCGGTGTGCAGCACCTACCTGTCCCTTGCTGTTAGTGCTGTGACAGCAGCCGCTCTGGCTGTGCTCTCCAGTCCCAGAGGAAAACTCAACCCA ATCCAAATGCAATCATGCGTCCTTGCTGGCGGCGCTGCTGTTGGGGTTTCTGTGTCGGTAGTTCAACAGCCGTGGGAAGCCATGGCACTCGGATTCACTGCTGCCATATTGTCAACCCTGGGATACAGATATCTTAAG acCCACTTGCTGATTGCATTTGAATGCCATGACACCTGCTCTGTTCTGAGCACACATGGACTTCCTGGTCTATTGGGGTGGCTCGCACAACTGGTCCTGCAGATTAAATACTGTGATGACCGCACTGT ggCTGTCCGATTTGCTGTGTTTCACATCTGTACTCTCTTTACTACTGTCTCTTTAAGTTTGTCCATGGGAATCATAACAG CCTTTCTTCTCAGGTGGACGTTTTGGAGaccccaacaaaacaaaaaatgcttcGATGATCAGGCTTTCTGGGAGGTATTTACACGTAAatctcaaagaaagaaaaaatacagaaacgATAAAACTATTACAGAGAATCACCTTAACTTCTATTCTGTGAacttgatgttttgtgttttgcagtttccCAACCTCGTGGTACGGAAGTga
- the tmem50a gene encoding transmembrane protein 50A, translating to MSGFLDGIRCGDCECNVDWGERRNTIASIAAGVLFFTGWWIIIDAAVKYPTEGEFHHAYHTCGVIATVAFLMINAVSNGQVRGDSYSEGCLGQTGARVWLFIGFMLAFGSLIASMWILFGGFVVPQKPAVYPGIAIFFQNAFIFFGGLVFKFGRTEDLWQ from the exons ATGTCAGGATTTCTGGACGGAATCCGTTGCGGAGACTGTGAGTGCAATGTGGACTGGGGGGAGAGAAGAAATACCATCGCATCCAtagctgctggagttctg tttttcacaGGATGGTGGATCATCATTGATGCTGCTGTGAAATATCCCACCGAGGGAGAATTTCATCATGCCTATCATACTTGTGGAGTCATAGCCACAGTGGCCTTTCTCAT GATAAATGCTGTTTCTAACGGCCAAGTGAGGGGGGACAGCTACAGTGAGGGATGCCTTGGACAGACAG GTGCTCGAGTTTGGCTCTTCATTGGCTTCATGCTGGCTTTCGGCTCCCTCATTGCCTCCATGTGGATTCTCTTCGGAGGATTCGTAGTGCCTC agAAGCCTGCTGTGTATCCTGGTATtgccatttttttccaaaatgcattcattttcttcGG AGGTTTGGTCTTCAAGTTTGGGCGCACAGAGGATCTCTGGCAGTAA
- the mgst3b gene encoding microsomal glutathione S-transferase 3b, with protein sequence MNILANVPSSYGFVILIYLYSWVMLVYLAAQVIEARTKYKVKYPAMYSDKDQMFNCIQRAHQNTLEVYPQWLVFQTIAASLYPLTASVLGAVWVTSRFFYAWGYYTGEPEKRMNGAFGYIGYFGVILMSFYISLQLLRIF encoded by the exons ATGAACATCCTCGCTAATGTGCCATCCAGCTATggatttgtgattttaatttatttatatagctgGGTTATGCTGGTTTATTTGGCAGCACAGGTTATCGAGGCCAGGACGAAATACAAAGTGAAG tatCCCGCAATGTACAGCGACAAGGACCAAATGTTCAACTGCATCCAGAGAGCCCACCAGAACACATTAGAGGTGTACCCACAGTGGCTCGTTTTCCAAACAATTGCGGCCAGTCTGTACCCg TTAACTGCATCTGTGCTGGGTGCTGTTTGGGTGACCAGTAGGTTCTTCTATGCATGGGGATACTACACTGGAG AACCAGAGAAGAGGATGAATGGCGCCTTTGGCTACATTGGATACTTTGGAGTGATCCTTATGTCCTTCTACATTTCTTTGCAATTGCTGAGAATCTTTTAA